Genomic window (Candidatus Eisenbacteria bacterium):
GGCGTGATGAACGGCAGCACGAAGAGCACGAGGACCAGCAGCGCCGCATGCGCGGCGGCCGACACACCCACCATGCGCGTGAACTGCGGATCCCAGTCCGGGGTGCCTCGCATGAGCACGGCTCTCGGCATGACGCCTCAGCGCGGTCGGTCGGGGGGCGGCTCGGTCACGAGCCCGATCTTCACCAATCCCGACTCGCGCACGGCCGCCATCGTCTTCATCACCTGCCCGTAGGGCACCGACTGGTCGGCGCGGACGTACACCTGCCGGTCGGGGCGCGCGGTGCGGATGGCGGCCAGCTTCTCGGTGAGCGCGGGCAGCGCGATCGGGGTGTCGTTCAGGAACACCTGCCCGGTCTTGTTGACGTTGACGACGAGCTGCTCCTGGTCGCCCGCGAGCGGTGCGCCCGCGACCTTCGGAAGGTCGATCGAGACGCCCTGTTGGAGGATCGGCGCCGTCACCATGAAGATGACGAGCAGCACGAGCATGACGTCGACGAGCGGCGTCACGTTGATGTCGGAGATGGCGCCGCTGCCCTCGGACTGCCCTGATCCGCCGAATGCCATGCCGTCCTACTTCTTCAAGAAGTGCCGCTCCGCGATGTTCAGGAACTCGGACGCGAAGGTGTCGACCTCGGCCATCAGCACGCGGAGCTGGCGCGCGAAGCGGTTGTACATGACGACCGCGGGGATCGCCGCCGCGAGGCCGACGGCGGTCGCGATGAGCGCCTCGGCGATGCCCGGCGCCACCGCCTGGATGCTGGACGAGGTCGCCGTCGAGAGGCCCATGAACGCGGTCATGATCCCCCACACGGTGCCGAAGAGGCCGATGAACGGGGCGGTGCTCGAGGTGGTGGCGAGAAACGTGAGCCCGCGCTCGAGGCGCGTCACCTCCTGGATGCGCGCGCGCTGCATCCCGCGCTGCACGTTCTCGATGCCGCCGAACTCTCCCTCGGCCATGCCCTCGCCCTCGTCGATGGCGCGTTTGGCCTTCGTCATGCGCTGCAGCTCCTGGTAGCCGGCTCGAAACACCTGCGCCACCGGGCTGTCCTTCAGATCGACGCTCGCGGCGTGGATGGTGGCGAGGTTGTTCGCCTCCCAGAAGATGTCGATGAACTTCGCCGACTGCTTCTGGGCCCGTCGCATCTCGCGACTCTTCGCGAGCGCGATCCCCCAGCAACCGATCGAGAAACCGATCAGGATGAACAGAACGAGTCGGACCACCCAGCCCGACCCCCAGAAGAGGTGCAGGATCTCCATCTGCGGCGCGGGCGACGGCACACCCGGCAGCGCGGCCTGCGCGGCCATCCCTCCCAACCCCCACATCACATCCACCACGAGCGCGCTCTCCTCACGCGGGTGCCACGGCAGGTGCGATCTCTACGCCTCGGGTCCGGGGGCGTCAAACCCGACGCACCGGTTCCTTGCATGCCGTTCGGACGTACGGTACCTGATTCCCTTCACTTTTCTCCCCCGGAAGAGGAGTACCACTCGATGGGCATTCGCGTCGGCATCAACGGCTTCGGCCGCATCGGAAGGAACGTCTTCCGCGCCTGCCTGGACGAGTCGCGGCTCGAGTTCGTAGCCGTCAACGACATCACCAGCGCGAAGACGCTGGCCCATCTCCTCAAGTACGACTCGGTCCACGGGACCCTGAAGGACGACGTCAAGGCCGAGGGCGACGGCCTCGCGATCGGTGGCCGCAAGATCAAGGTGCTCGCCGAGCGCGACCCCGCGAAGCTCCCCTGGAAGGACCTCGGGGTCGACCTCGTGCTCGAGTGCAGCGGCATCTTCACCGAGCGGGACAAGGCCGCCATCCACCTCGGCGCGGGCGCGAAGAAGGTGATCGTCTCGGCGCCGTCCAAGGGCGCCGATCTCACGGTCTGCTTCGGCGTGAACCACACCGCCTACGACCCGAAGAAGCACCAGGTCATCTCCAATGCCTCGTGCACGACCAACTGCCTGGCGCCGGTCGCCAAGGTCCTGCACGAGACGTTCGGCGTGAAGCGCGGTCTCATGACCACGGTGCATTCCTACACGAACGACCAGCGCATCCTCGATCTGCCGCACGAGGATCTCCGGCGCGCCCGCGCGGCTGCGCTCTCGATGATCCCCACCAGCACCGGCGCCGCGAAGGCGATCGGCCTCGTCATTCCGGACCTCGCCGGCAAGCTCGACGGTATGGCCGTGCGCGTTCCGACGCCGAACGTGTCGCTGGTCGATCTGACGGCCGAGCTCGCGAAGCCCGCGACCGAGGCCGAGATCAACGCCGCCGTCAAGGCGGCCGCAGCGGGGCCGCTCGAGGGCGTGCTCATGTACTCCGACGAGCCGCTCGTCTCGAGCGATTTCAACGGCACGTCGTACTCGTCCATCTTCGACAGCGCGCTCACGCGCGTGATTGACAAGACCTTCGTCAAGGTCCTGTCGTGGTACGACAACGAGTGGGGCTTCTCGAACCGCATGCGTGACGTCGCGCTGCACGTCGGATCGAAGCTCGGCTGAGCGCGCGTGCGAACCCTGCGAGACCTCGACGTCGCGGGAAAGCGGGTCTTCGTCCGCGTCGACTACAACGTGCCCCTCGAGGGCGGGCGCGTGACCGATGCGACGCGCATCGAGGCGACGCTCCCGACCGTGCGCTGGATCCTCGAGCACGACGGCAAGGCCATCCTCGCCTCGCACCTCGGACGTCCGAAGGGCGCGGCGAATCCGAAGTACTCGCTCCGCCCGGTCGCCGACCACCTGAGCCGGCTCCTCGATCGCGCCGTGCCGCTCGTCGCCGACTGCGTGGGTCCGGTCGCGGAAGCCGCCGTCGCCGCGATGAAGAACGGCGACGTCGTGCTGCTCGAGAACCTCCGCTTCCACGCCGAGGAGGAGAAGAACGACCCCTCCTTCGCGCAGGCCTTGGCGAAGCTCGCCGAGGTCTACGTCGACGACGCCTTCGGCGCGGCCCATCGCGCGCACGCGTCCACGCACGGCATGGTGAAGTACGTCCCCGCGCACGCCGCGGGCTTCCTCCTCGCGCGCGAGGTCGAGGTACTCTCGAAGCTCCTCGCCGCGCCCGCGCGGCCGTTCGTCGCCGTCCTGGGCGGCGCCAAGGTGTCGGACAAGATCGCCGTCATCGAGAACCTCCTGGATCGCGTGCAGGTGTTCTGCGTCGGCGGCGCGATGGCCTACACGTTCCTCAAGGCGCAGGGAAAGCCCGTCGGCCGCTCGCGGGTCGAGGACGATCGGCTCGACGTCGCGCGCGAGACGCTCGCGCGCGCCCAGGCGAAGAACGTGAAGGTGTGCCTGCCGGTGGACCACCTCGCCGCCGACAAGCCCGAGGCCGGCGCCCGCAGCCAGATCGTCGGTGCAGATGCATTCCCCGCCGATCTCCTCGGCGTCGACATCGGTCCCGCGACGGCGAAGGCGTACGCCGCCGAGATCGCCGCGGCCCGGACGACGCTCTGGAACGGCCCCATGGGCATCTTCGAGATCGACGCCTTCGCGCAGGGCACGATGGCCATCGCCGAGGCCCTGGCGATGTCGAAGGCCACCACGGTCGTGGGCGGCGGCGACTCGGTTGCCGCGCTCGCGCGCGCGGGGAAGATCGGCGCCGTGACGCACGTGTCGACCGGCGGCGGCGCATCGCTCGAGTTCCTGGAGGGCAAGACGCTGCCGGGCCTGGCGGCGCTCGCATCGTGATGGCGCGGATCCCGCTGCTCGCCGGAAACTGGAAGATGCACGGCGCGCGCGCCGAGGCGGTGGCGCTCGCCTCCGCCCTCGCGAAGGACGTCGGGCGCGTCCCCGGACGCGAGGTCCTCGTCGCCCCACCCTTCACGGCGCTCGAAGCCGTCGCCACGGCGATCGCCGGCACCGACATCCGTCTCGCCGGCCAGAACCTGCACTGGGAGCCCAAGGGCGCGTTCACGGGCGAGATCTCGGCCCAGATGCTGAAGGAAGCCGGCTGCACGCACGTCATCATCGGGCACTCCGAGCGCCGGCAGCTCTTCGGCGAGACGAACGAGACCGTGAACCGCCGGCTCGAGACCGCGCTCGAAGCGGGGCTCGTCCCCATCGTCTGCGTCGGCGAGACCCTCCAGGAGCGCGAGGCCGACGCGACCGCGCAGGTGGTCGAGCGGCAGGTCGCGACCGGATTCGCCGGCGTGTCGACCGCCAACTTCGCGCGCTCCATCATCGCGTACGAGCCCGTGTGGGCCATCGGGACCGGGCGCACGGCCACGCCCGCGCAGGCCCAGGAGGTCCACGTCGCGATCCGCCGCCAGGTGGCGAAGCTCACCGCGCCCGAGACTGCGGAGCGCGTCCGCATCCTGTATGGTGGCAGCGTCAAGCCCGACAACATCGACAGCCTGATGGCCGAGCCGGACATCGACGGCGCACTCGTCGGCGGGGCGAGCCTCGTCGCCGATCAATTCACCCGCATCGTGCGGTTCCAGGAGCGAAAGTCATGATCGACGCAGTCACCCTGTACATCGTGCCGGTGATCCACGTGTTCGCGTGTCTCTTCCTCATCGTCGTCGTGCTGCTGCAGACGGGCAAGGGCACCGACATGGGCGCCGTCTTCGGCGGCGGCAGCCAGACGCTGTTCGGCGCGAGCGGCGCGGGGAACCTCCTCACCAAGCTCACGACCGCGACCGCGATCACGTTCATGATCACGTCGCTGATCCTCACCTACAGCCAGACGCACAGCTCGTCGGGGTTGCTGAACCGCATTCCCGACGCGGCACCCGCGGCGGCACCCGCCGAGCCCGCCGCGGGACAGCCCGCCGCTCCGGCTCCCGCGGCGCCGGCCGCACCCGCCGATGCACCCGCGGGCGGCGGCGCACCGGCGAACTGACGCCGCCGCGTCGCAATGCTCGACAGGTGCCGACCCCTCTGTTACCTAAACGCTCCCCTCAGTAGCTCCACGAGCCGTGCGAGGATGGCGGAACTGGCAGACGCGCTAGTTTGAGGGGCTAGTGGGCTAATACCCCGTGGGGGTTCAAATCCCCCTCCTCGCACTCCCGAACCGCCGCGACGAAACCGTGATGGCGGGCCAGGCCACGATGGACGATCAAATTGCGAACGGCAAGGCGAGGCTAGCCGGCGATCGCAAACCCTACGAACAGCTAAAGGGCATCCTCGTCCGGTTCACGCCGGACTTTGAGATCATGCCGGGAACAAAAGCTCCGGAGCCGGGCATACCGCAGGCGACGAATCCGTTCGAGGTGGAGCGGCCGGCCGTGGATTCCGTCACCGACTAGAGATCGAGATCCTCGGATGCGGCCTGGGTGGGATCAACCCGTTCGATCGTCCCATCCGCTGCGGCGTGCTCCTCAATGGGACGAGCCTGCGGGTCATGGATCTCGACCGGGCCGCGACGCTACTCGTGAATGCTGCGGAGGGGATCGGCTACGACGCGACGGCGGAGAGCTTCTTCGGAGAGCTCACAGATGACCTGACGACGCTGTTCGTCCGATACCTCCTGGACGAAGCGAGAACGATCGGTGATCTGCTCCCAGCCGTGCTCGAGATGCGCTTGCGCATCGTTCACGGTCGCTGCGAGCTGGTCCTTGCGCTTCTGCGCCTCGGCGGTGCCGTCGGCCGCCAGGGTCTGCAATTGAGCTTTGAGCTCGTTGATCTTGGCTTCTACGCGGAGCCGCAGCTCCTCCTTGCTCACTGACATGATGTCCTCCTTCGAGAATCGACGTGCGATGACGAGGGCGGAGCTTCGCCTAGTCTTCCTTGCCGCCGAGTGTCTTCAGCGTACCGCCCACGGCTTTGCCGGTGCCTTCGACGACGTCTCCGGTGCCGTGAACGGTCTTGCGCACCGCCTTCCCCGTGCCGTGGACCGTCCCGACGGCGGCGCCGGCCACGGGCGCGTGATGTTTCTTGTGGCCCTTGACGGTGCCCTCGGCCGTCCCCTTGGGAATCTCCGCAGGAGCCGTGATGATCTTCCCGGCTCCTTCGACTGCTTGCTGTGCCATGACGGGCGTAGCCACGATGGGCATTGCCCACACGACGGCGGCGACCATGATTCTCTTGATCATCGTGCTTCTCCCCTGATCTGCGTGACGCCCCTCGACCGGTCGAACCGGCGAGGCCGTTCCCATGAGCGGTGCAAGCGATATGCCCCGCCGTCCTCCCCGCCGAGGACGCAAGGTCACGACGTCATCGACAATCTCAGCCCGCAAGGCTCCGGCTGTTCCCGCCCGAAGGAACGCCGACGGACGCGTTCTCA
Coding sequences:
- the secG gene encoding preprotein translocase subunit SecG, with protein sequence MIDAVTLYIVPVIHVFACLFLIVVVLLQTGKGTDMGAVFGGGSQTLFGASGAGNLLTKLTTATAITFMITSLILTYSQTHSSSGLLNRIPDAAPAAAPAEPAAGQPAAPAPAAPAAPADAPAGGGAPAN
- the gap gene encoding type I glyceraldehyde-3-phosphate dehydrogenase; translation: MGIRVGINGFGRIGRNVFRACLDESRLEFVAVNDITSAKTLAHLLKYDSVHGTLKDDVKAEGDGLAIGGRKIKVLAERDPAKLPWKDLGVDLVLECSGIFTERDKAAIHLGAGAKKVIVSAPSKGADLTVCFGVNHTAYDPKKHQVISNASCTTNCLAPVAKVLHETFGVKRGLMTTVHSYTNDQRILDLPHEDLRRARAAALSMIPTSTGAAKAIGLVIPDLAGKLDGMAVRVPTPNVSLVDLTAELAKPATEAEINAAVKAAAAGPLEGVLMYSDEPLVSSDFNGTSYSSIFDSALTRVIDKTFVKVLSWYDNEWGFSNRMRDVALHVGSKLG
- a CDS encoding phosphoglycerate kinase, translated to MRTLRDLDVAGKRVFVRVDYNVPLEGGRVTDATRIEATLPTVRWILEHDGKAILASHLGRPKGAANPKYSLRPVADHLSRLLDRAVPLVADCVGPVAEAAVAAMKNGDVVLLENLRFHAEEEKNDPSFAQALAKLAEVYVDDAFGAAHRAHASTHGMVKYVPAHAAGFLLAREVEVLSKLLAAPARPFVAVLGGAKVSDKIAVIENLLDRVQVFCVGGAMAYTFLKAQGKPVGRSRVEDDRLDVARETLARAQAKNVKVCLPVDHLAADKPEAGARSQIVGADAFPADLLGVDIGPATAKAYAAEIAAARTTLWNGPMGIFEIDAFAQGTMAIAEALAMSKATTVVGGGDSVAALARAGKIGAVTHVSTGGGASLEFLEGKTLPGLAALAS
- a CDS encoding alkyl sulfatase C-terminal domain-containing protein, with amino-acid sequence MAGQATMDDQIANGKARLAGDRKPYEQLKGILVRFTPDFEIMPGTKAPEPGIPQATNPFEVERPAVDSVTD
- the tpiA gene encoding triose-phosphate isomerase, which encodes MARIPLLAGNWKMHGARAEAVALASALAKDVGRVPGREVLVAPPFTALEAVATAIAGTDIRLAGQNLHWEPKGAFTGEISAQMLKEAGCTHVIIGHSERRQLFGETNETVNRRLETALEAGLVPIVCVGETLQEREADATAQVVERQVATGFAGVSTANFARSIIAYEPVWAIGTGRTATPAQAQEVHVAIRRQVAKLTAPETAERVRILYGGSVKPDNIDSLMAEPDIDGALVGGASLVADQFTRIVRFQERKS
- the tolQ gene encoding protein TolQ, with amino-acid sequence MVDVMWGLGGMAAQAALPGVPSPAPQMEILHLFWGSGWVVRLVLFILIGFSIGCWGIALAKSREMRRAQKQSAKFIDIFWEANNLATIHAASVDLKDSPVAQVFRAGYQELQRMTKAKRAIDEGEGMAEGEFGGIENVQRGMQRARIQEVTRLERGLTFLATTSSTAPFIGLFGTVWGIMTAFMGLSTATSSSIQAVAPGIAEALIATAVGLAAAIPAVVMYNRFARQLRVLMAEVDTFASEFLNIAERHFLKK
- the tolR gene encoding protein TolR — its product is MAFGGSGQSEGSGAISDINVTPLVDVMLVLLVIFMVTAPILQQGVSIDLPKVAGAPLAGDQEQLVVNVNKTGQVFLNDTPIALPALTEKLAAIRTARPDRQVYVRADQSVPYGQVMKTMAAVRESGLVKIGLVTEPPPDRPR